One region of Fragaria vesca subsp. vesca linkage group LG4, FraVesHawaii_1.0, whole genome shotgun sequence genomic DNA includes:
- the LOC101295217 gene encoding uncharacterized protein ycf39-like, whose product MSLCFSSTAFSLYSAKNQSFLTRFSSQFTNPTKVNSSLFTGFPSSQFNLSEIVKFSKERLKPISASTTPTAETTVTPSFRNKSPKDINILVVGATGYIGKFVVKELVDREFNVIAIAREKSGIRGKFSKDETLNQLKGANVCFSDVTNLDSLEKSIEDMGVPIDVVVSCLASRSGGVKDSWKIDYEATKNSLVAGRNRGASHFVLLSAICVQKPLLEFQRAKLKFEDELIKEAEKDSGFSYTIVRPTAFFKSLGGQVELVKDGKPYVMFGDGKLCACKPISEADLASFIADCVLSENKINQILPIGGPGKALTPIEQGELLFRLVGREPKFLKVPIEIMDFAIGVLDFLVKIFPSLEDTAEFGKIGRYYAAESMLVLDPETGEYSAEKTPSYGKDTLEDFFQTVLREGMAGQELGEQTIF is encoded by the coding sequence ATGTCACTGTGCTTCTCCTCCACCGCATTCAGTCTTTATTCAGCAAAAAACCAGAGCTTCTTAACTCGTTTCTCTTCTCAGTTCACCAACCCAACTAAGGTAAACTCATCTCTCTTTACTGGGTTCCCATCATCTCAGTTTAACTTATCTGAAATAGTTAAGTTCAGCAAAGAAAGACTAAAACCCATTTCAGCTTCAACCACCCCAACTGCTGAAACGACCGTTACACCTTCATTCAGAAACAAAAGTCCCAAAGACATTAACATTCTGGTTGTGGGTGCAACTGGGTACATTGGGAAGTTTGTGGTTAAGGAGTTAGTGGATAGAGAGTTCAATGTTATAGCCATTGCTAGGGAGAAGAGCGGGATTAGAGGTAAGTTTAGTAAGGATGAGACTTTGAACCAGTTGAAAGGAGCCAATGTGTGCTTTTCGGATGTTACTAATTTGGATAGTTTGGAGAAATCTATAGAGGACATGGGTGTTCCAATTGATGTGGTTGTTTCTTGCCTTGCTAGCCGTAGTGGTGGTGTTAAGGATTCTTGGAAGATTGACTATGAGGCAACAAAGAACAGTCTTGTTGCCGGTAGGAATCGTGGGGCTTCACATTTTGTGTTGCTTTCTGCAATATGTGTGCAGAAGCCTCTTCTTGAATTCCAGCGCGCGAAGCTGAAGTTCGAGGATGAGTTGATCAAGGAAGCTGAGAAGGACAGTGGTTTCAGTTATACTATTGTGAGGCCAACTGCATTCTTTAAGAGCTTAGGGGGTCAGGTTGAGTTGGTGAAAGATGGGAAGCCGTATGTGATGTTTGGGGATGGGAAGTTGTGTGCTTGCAAGCCAATTAGCGAGGCGGATTTAGCCTCGTTTATTGCTGATTGTGTGTTGAGTGAGAATAAGATTAACCAGATTTTGCCTATTGGTGGACCGGGAAAGGCATTGACACCAATAGAGCAAGGGGAGTTGTTGTTTAGACTTGTGGGGAGGGAACCCAAGTTTTTGAAAGTTCCCATTGAGATAATGGACTTCGCTATTGGGGTACTTGATTTCCTTGTAAAGATATTTCCTTCACTGGAAGATACAGCTGAGTTCGGGAAGATTGGAAGGTATTATGCCGCTGAGAGTATGTTGGTTTTGGATCCTGAGACCGGAGAATACAGTGCTGAGAAAACACCAAGTTATGGCAAGGACACATTGGAAGACTTCTTCCAGACTGTGCTGAGAGAGGGGATGGCTGGCCAGGAATTGGGGGAACAAACAATTTTCTGA